A genomic segment from Verrucomicrobiales bacterium encodes:
- a CDS encoding CRTAC1 family protein yields the protein MNTCLAVLLLSILAESLQAADSRGPIQLHDMSQATGIQFVHTDGSSGRRYIMETVASGLALLDYDSDGDEDIYFLNGAPLPGTTVEKPPRNALYRNEGNWKFTDVTDLAGVGDTGYGLGVCTGDYDNDGDPDIYINNFGTNVLYRNNGNGSFTDVARLAGVAQGNHVGAGACFLDMDGDGDLDLFVASYVAFTYETHRTSMMNGFPSYVGPLQYPPTANHLYRNNGDGTFTDVSSNSGISELRGSGMGVMAADIDNDGDPDLVVANDLRPNFLLLNDGFGKFKEVGALVGLAYDSFGNVQGNMGVECADWNNDGWLDVYITTYQRQFNNLYQNVGGKVFDDVTRKSGAGTSSYPQVKWGVGVIDFDNDGHRDLFSACGHLIDNVDHFDDTTSYHARNLLLRNNGQGRFEDVSHHAGDGMMLKFSSRGAAFDDLDNDGDIDVVILNARREPSVLRNDSPRTHHWVQVRLQGTKSNRGAVGARVSVVAADLTQIDEVHSGRSYQSDFGKRLHFGLGSRASISEIRVKWPGGSTEVIRDVGVDRVVTIVEGRGQAGQPTSNQGKSP from the coding sequence GTGAACACCTGTCTGGCAGTCCTGCTCCTTTCGATATTGGCAGAGTCGCTGCAGGCCGCCGACTCGCGCGGCCCCATCCAGCTCCACGATATGAGCCAAGCGACGGGCATCCAATTCGTTCACACCGATGGAAGTTCCGGCCGTCGCTATATCATGGAAACCGTTGCTTCAGGACTGGCCCTGCTGGATTACGATAGCGACGGCGATGAGGATATCTATTTTCTAAACGGAGCTCCCTTGCCGGGCACGACCGTGGAAAAGCCGCCCCGAAATGCACTCTACCGAAACGAGGGAAACTGGAAGTTCACGGACGTGACCGATCTGGCGGGGGTCGGTGACACGGGCTATGGATTGGGCGTGTGCACGGGTGATTACGACAACGACGGAGATCCGGATATCTACATCAACAATTTCGGGACGAATGTTCTGTATCGCAACAACGGGAATGGCAGCTTCACGGATGTGGCTCGGCTGGCGGGCGTGGCCCAGGGCAATCACGTCGGTGCGGGGGCTTGTTTTCTCGACATGGATGGCGATGGCGATCTTGACCTCTTCGTGGCGAGTTACGTGGCGTTTACCTATGAGACGCATCGCACCTCGATGATGAACGGCTTTCCCTCCTACGTTGGCCCCCTGCAGTATCCTCCGACGGCCAATCACCTCTATCGCAACAACGGCGATGGCACCTTCACGGATGTCAGCTCAAACTCGGGCATCTCGGAGTTGCGGGGTTCCGGGATGGGAGTGATGGCGGCCGACATCGACAATGATGGCGATCCGGACTTGGTGGTCGCCAATGATCTTCGTCCCAATTTCCTCTTGTTGAATGATGGTTTCGGGAAGTTCAAGGAGGTCGGCGCGCTGGTTGGGCTGGCTTACGATTCTTTTGGAAATGTCCAGGGCAACATGGGAGTGGAGTGCGCCGACTGGAACAACGATGGCTGGTTGGACGTCTACATCACGACCTATCAGCGGCAGTTCAATAATCTATACCAAAACGTCGGGGGTAAGGTTTTCGATGACGTCACGCGCAAATCGGGGGCCGGCACGAGCAGCTACCCGCAAGTCAAGTGGGGTGTGGGAGTTATCGATTTCGACAATGATGGGCACCGGGATCTCTTTTCGGCCTGCGGCCACTTGATCGACAACGTGGATCATTTCGATGATACCACCAGCTACCACGCCCGAAACCTGCTCCTGCGCAACAATGGGCAGGGACGATTTGAGGATGTCTCCCATCACGCGGGCGACGGGATGATGCTCAAGTTCAGCAGTCGCGGAGCGGCGTTTGACGATCTCGACAATGACGGTGACATCGATGTGGTCATTCTCAATGCCCGGCGAGAGCCCAGTGTGCTGCGAAACGATTCCCCCCGCACCCATCATTGGGTGCAGGTGCGATTGCAGGGAACGAAGTCGAATCGAGGTGCCGTGGGAGCCCGGGTATCTGTGGTGGCTGCGGATCTCACCCAGATCGATGAGGTTCACAGTGGAAGGAGTTACCAGAGTGACTTCGGAAAGCGGCTTCATTTCGGTTTGGGCTCCCGAGCATCCATCAGCGAGATTCGGGTGAAGTGGCCGGGAGGTTCCACGGAGGTGATTCGGGACGTCGGTGTGGATCGTGTCGTGACGATTGTGGAGGGGCGCGGCCAGGCGGGGCAACCAACCTCGAACCAGGGAAAATCCCCGTGA
- a CDS encoding tetratricopeptide repeat protein: MQRLAFRNHALDVYRSGPRSRSKVLRHASTCFAWATWICFCLALAGGWREIEAQTDPGTAEEAPSSSGSKALSVDSEEVKLSAASEAAAVKREGVAVAQALVQAYPEDALAYALLGSAHYNIGQSEPAVRHLKRCLELNPNQIDAYEILARVAAEKGDLEEAVRLGEEAIKRSPAHPEILTQLGRTYLDLGRATDAVAVLLKAVTGQRPNMDSAYLLGQAYLQSKDFVQAKAAFQRVIAISPRHTQAFFGLYTASLRLGEAGEAETFREEFQKLQAADSKAQTDRSAQEDTRTGLPLVRTTMARTLFGASQIYRSHGNGDQALGLLRKSALFDPENPMYRAAAEAVFQQRKAPQEGLKFFQDLVQEQPQASYNHLFLGRFQSRVDNFEGAESAYLKAQELAPGRSEPPRSLVDLYLRKRRKLDVALVLARQVVEMEPSGSNYHLLAMACANNQDRGGALAAIRQAIARNPDEANYRQLLQQLEKAP; this comes from the coding sequence TTGCAACGACTTGCGTTTCGAAACCACGCCTTGGACGTCTACAGATCAGGACCTAGGTCCCGATCGAAAGTCCTGCGCCACGCGTCGACCTGCTTCGCCTGGGCGACCTGGATTTGTTTCTGTCTCGCCTTGGCTGGGGGATGGCGCGAAATCGAGGCTCAGACTGACCCTGGCACCGCTGAGGAGGCCCCGAGTTCGTCCGGTTCAAAAGCATTATCTGTTGATTCGGAAGAGGTTAAGCTCTCTGCTGCGAGCGAGGCGGCGGCGGTAAAACGTGAGGGAGTGGCCGTGGCTCAAGCGCTCGTGCAGGCGTATCCCGAAGACGCCCTTGCCTATGCCCTCTTAGGATCAGCTCACTATAATATTGGCCAGTCCGAGCCGGCGGTACGGCACCTCAAGCGCTGTTTGGAGTTGAATCCCAACCAAATTGATGCTTACGAGATTCTGGCGCGGGTGGCCGCGGAGAAGGGGGATTTAGAGGAAGCGGTGCGTTTGGGTGAGGAGGCAATCAAACGTTCCCCCGCGCATCCCGAGATCCTGACCCAGCTGGGGCGAACTTATCTGGACCTGGGCCGGGCGACTGATGCCGTCGCCGTCCTCCTCAAGGCGGTCACTGGGCAGCGACCCAACATGGATAGCGCGTATCTTCTGGGGCAAGCGTACTTGCAATCCAAGGATTTTGTGCAGGCTAAAGCTGCATTCCAACGCGTGATCGCGATATCGCCCCGTCATACCCAGGCTTTTTTCGGTCTCTATACAGCCTCTCTGCGACTGGGGGAAGCGGGTGAAGCCGAGACGTTCCGGGAGGAGTTCCAGAAGCTGCAAGCGGCTGACAGCAAGGCCCAGACGGATCGAAGTGCGCAGGAGGATACCCGAACCGGTTTGCCGTTGGTGCGAACCACGATGGCTCGCACTCTGTTCGGCGCGTCGCAGATTTATCGGTCCCACGGCAACGGGGACCAGGCCCTTGGACTGCTGCGAAAGTCGGCTTTGTTCGATCCGGAGAATCCGATGTATCGCGCCGCGGCAGAGGCTGTGTTTCAACAGCGCAAAGCGCCGCAAGAGGGGCTGAAGTTCTTTCAAGACCTTGTCCAGGAGCAGCCGCAGGCCAGCTATAATCATCTTTTCCTCGGACGGTTCCAATCGAGGGTCGATAACTTCGAGGGCGCCGAGTCTGCTTATCTCAAAGCGCAGGAGCTGGCGCCAGGTCGATCCGAGCCTCCCCGCTCTTTGGTGGATCTCTATTTACGCAAACGCCGCAAGCTGGACGTCGCACTGGTGTTGGCGCGGCAAGTCGTGGAGATGGAGCCCAGTGGATCGAACTACCACTTGTTGGCTATGGCCTGCGCCAACAATCAAGACCGTGGCGGGGCTCTGGCCGCCATCCGGCAAGCCATTGCTCGAAACCCCGACGAAGCCAATTACCGGCAGCTGCTTCAGCAGCTGGAGAAGGCGCCTTAG
- a CDS encoding CRTAC1 family protein, whose amino-acid sequence MRAGFSYGVPPSGGFFAFRPVSEGPESLGGLRRPGNRLKAELHAGAAGARSHPLSSALLGVTVALLWTGTVKAAEPPSPILLRDVSRDTGIQFVHQDGSSGRRYIVESVASGLATFDYDRDGDLDIYFLNGAPLPGTPTNPPPRNALYRNDGGLKFTDVTDKAGVGDTGYGLGVCAGDYDNDGDLDLYVNNFGPNVLYRNNGDGTFTDVTQSAGVANGDQVGAGACFLDMDGDGDLDLFVANYINFTLSKHQTRHVNGHPAYVGPMAYGPVPSTLFRNNGNGSFTDVSKESGIGEHAGTGMGVVCADYDDDGDTDIIVGNDAMANFVWNNDGKGHFKEVGLLSGLAYDLNGIGQGTMGIDCGDYDNDGRLDFHMTSYQKQWAILYKNIGRGMFDDVTHLSGAGGGSYNQVEWGNGLVDFDNDGHRDLFMACGHLQDNVELWDDTARYEAPAILMSNTGRGKFVDVSSRSGDGLAVKRSGRGVALDDLDNDGDIDVVILNSRREPTVLRNDSPRVNHWLGVRLQGSRSNRDGIGARIKVVSGDLTLIDEVHSGRGYQSHFGMYPHFGLGTRKRVDRVEVRWIGGGTNVVEGVEVDRVIEVKEAPASP is encoded by the coding sequence GTGAGAGCTGGTTTTTCCTATGGAGTTCCGCCTTCAGGCGGATTCTTCGCGTTCCGCCCCGTTTCGGAAGGGCCTGAGTCGTTGGGCGGGCTGCGACGCCCGGGGAACCGCCTGAAGGCGGAACTCCATGCGGGGGCGGCGGGGGCTCGAAGTCATCCTCTCAGCTCCGCGTTGCTGGGTGTCACTGTGGCGCTGTTGTGGACGGGCACAGTCAAGGCCGCCGAGCCGCCTTCTCCAATCCTCCTGCGTGACGTGAGCCGCGATACCGGCATTCAGTTCGTGCATCAGGATGGAAGCTCCGGCCGACGCTACATTGTGGAGAGCGTTGCCTCCGGCCTGGCCACTTTTGATTATGACCGGGATGGCGACTTGGACATCTACTTTCTGAATGGTGCCCCGCTGCCCGGCACGCCGACCAATCCTCCGCCACGGAACGCTTTGTATCGGAACGACGGCGGCCTTAAGTTTACCGACGTCACGGACAAGGCTGGGGTGGGAGACACCGGTTACGGGCTCGGGGTTTGTGCTGGAGACTACGACAATGATGGCGACCTCGACCTCTACGTTAACAACTTCGGTCCGAACGTTCTTTATCGAAATAATGGGGATGGAACCTTCACGGACGTGACCCAGTCGGCCGGCGTGGCTAACGGTGACCAGGTGGGGGCGGGTGCGTGCTTTCTGGACATGGACGGTGATGGCGATTTGGATTTGTTCGTCGCGAACTACATCAACTTCACGCTGTCAAAGCATCAGACTCGGCATGTGAACGGTCATCCTGCCTATGTCGGGCCGATGGCCTACGGACCGGTCCCGTCCACCTTGTTTCGCAATAACGGGAACGGAAGCTTCACCGACGTGAGCAAAGAGTCAGGCATCGGCGAACATGCTGGAACGGGAATGGGCGTGGTCTGTGCGGACTACGATGACGATGGGGATACCGACATCATCGTGGGCAACGATGCGATGGCGAATTTCGTGTGGAACAACGATGGAAAGGGGCATTTCAAGGAGGTCGGTCTGCTCTCGGGGTTGGCCTATGATCTCAACGGCATTGGGCAAGGGACTATGGGGATCGACTGTGGGGACTATGATAATGACGGCCGACTTGATTTTCATATGACCTCCTACCAGAAACAGTGGGCCATTCTTTATAAAAACATCGGCCGAGGGATGTTTGACGACGTGACCCATCTTTCAGGTGCCGGTGGGGGAAGCTACAACCAAGTCGAGTGGGGCAACGGCCTGGTGGACTTTGATAACGACGGTCATCGGGACCTGTTTATGGCTTGCGGTCATTTGCAGGATAATGTGGAGCTTTGGGATGACACGGCTCGCTATGAAGCCCCTGCCATCTTGATGTCGAACACGGGGAGGGGGAAGTTCGTGGATGTGTCCAGTCGTTCCGGTGATGGTTTGGCGGTGAAGCGCAGCGGGCGGGGTGTCGCGCTGGATGATCTGGATAACGATGGAGACATCGATGTTGTGATCCTGAATTCTCGTCGGGAGCCTACCGTTCTACGGAACGACAGTCCCCGGGTGAACCACTGGTTGGGGGTCCGCTTGCAAGGTAGCCGCAGCAACCGGGATGGTATTGGCGCCCGCATCAAGGTGGTGTCCGGTGATTTGACCCTTATTGATGAAGTGCACAGTGGGCGCGGGTATCAAAGCCATTTCGGCATGTATCCTCACTTTGGGCTTGGCACGCGAAAGCGCGTCGATCGCGTTGAGGTTCGCTGGATTGGAGGCGGCACGAATGTGGTGGAGGGGGTGGAAGTGGACCGGGTCATTGAGGTCAAAGAGGCTCCGGCGAGTCCGTGA